One genomic segment of Brassica napus cultivar Da-Ae chromosome A3, Da-Ae, whole genome shotgun sequence includes these proteins:
- the LOC125591379 gene encoding uncharacterized protein LOC125591379: protein MYRRSDIRRGDGDLYEGQVFISGIAFKEAVVDYALKSGRNIKQNRYDKTKLEFVCSGKGCSWRIYCSSSGKSPNKWQVKILKEAHSCVPTGTCELLKVPVIARLFVDKIREEPEYFMPMKIEELVMEKWKLTVTRPQCQHARNKALRWIEREYDEQFSRLRDYCSEIKVSNENSSVELDCVKNKEGFDVFNRFYVCFDVPDEAPLLLLIFDFHQLKERVLGSFLGFV, encoded by the coding sequence ATGTATAGGCGCAGCGATATTAGGAGAGGCGATGGTGACTTGTATGAAGGACAAGTATTCATCAGTGGTATTGCGTTCAAGGAAGCTGTGGTAGACTATGCTCTGAAATCTGgccgaaacatcaaacaaaaccgGTATGATAAGACGAAGCTGGAGTTTGTCTGTTCGGGGAAAGGCTGTAGTTGGCGCATATACTGCTCATCTTCGGGAAAGTCTCCTAACAAGTGGCAAGTGAAGATATTGAAGGAAGCTCATAGTTGTGTTCCCACTGGTACATGTGAGCTGCTGAAAGTTCCGGTGATTGCACGGCTGTTTGTTGACAAGATTCGAGAAGAACCCGAATACTTCATGCCAATGAAGATTGAGGAGTTAGTGATGGAGAAATGGAAGCTTACTGTGACAAGGCCTCAATGTCAACATGCTAGGAACAAAGCATTAAGGTGGATTGAACGAGAGTATGATGAGCAGTTTAGTCGCCTTCGTGATTATTGCTCAGAGATAAAGGTGTCAAATGAGAACTCGTCAGTTGAGTTAGATTGTGTGAAAAACAAGGAAGGATTTGATGTGTTCAACAGATTTTATGTCTGTTTCGACGTCCCTGACGAAGCTCCACTTTTGTTGCTCATTTTCGATTTTCACCAGCTGAAGGAGAGAGTTCTGGGTTCGTTTTTAGGGTTCGTATAA